Within the Oncorhynchus masou masou isolate Uvic2021 chromosome 1, UVic_Omas_1.1, whole genome shotgun sequence genome, the region TCTTTCATTGTCTTCTcaggcacacgcacgcacgcacgcacacacacacacacacacacacacacacacacacacacacacacacacacacacacacacacacacacacacacacacacacacacacacacacacacacacacacacacacaatattgttTTTTGTTCTGTCAAGTTCAGGTCAAGGTTAGTGTTTCGGCTGGTTTGTTCACACTTGCGAGGGAGGCAGGAGGTTCAGTAGAAAAATGACTGGCACAGAGAGGCATATTCTTTTTGCCTCTCGCTGTATTTTCAGTCGCACATTCTAATTACATTCAAatcagtgttgtaatgatattcTCAGTGAActatacatttatatttagtGCGGTAGCAAAGGTTTCACTGCAGATTTATTGGCTTGGGTGTTAAAATGACACTCCCCCATGCCTTCCTTTCTCCGTGTGTGTTTTAATTACATTTGTCTGGGTTGTATTTTGAGGAAGGAGATTTCACATGGGTGTCTGGCCTTGATGTAAGTGCTGTTCTGACTGCTTCCTGAGCAGAAAAGCATTGTTCTCTTAAACAGCTGTCGTTTTGGCGGATTCAGAACAGATGGCTGTGTGCGGGCGTGCGTTGCATTGCATGATCAGGGTTGCTGAGGGTTGTTGAGTTGTGTGTGGTGTATTGGATTACATGTTAAGATATCCCATCTTTTGTTGCTCCGTTATTCCAATTGTGCCTTCCTGAGCATTGCCGCGTCTGTTCACAAAATGGCAGATGTCCGTTATAGAGGATGATGCATCTAAATGTAAAAGTCTATATTGTCTACTCCGGATACAATAATCGTGTAAATCCCTAAGATTTATGCATATACATTCTTCAGAAACGTTGTAACACGTTAAGTCGACATGCTTCCAAAATAATTGCGGGTAAGAATACGTTTCCTTCTCATCCAGGAGTTGTTAGACAATGTATAATGTTAAGTATACATCCTAGACACTAGTACACACAAGGTAACCGATTCCAACTTGCTGCATGCTGATGTGTGAGATTGAACATTAAGCAGCCCGCTTGTTCAGTTGAAAAGGCTGCAGACTGCCTGGAggcacagtgtttttactgcagCGCAACGCCTGGGAGCTGCTGCGTGTTTCAGTGCATCTGTTTATCCCACGGCACCACACTGCCAAAGGCAACAGAATGAGCCCCCTGGCGATGGCAGAGATTCTTCCCCATGTCTGGGCTGATGCGGTGTGCTCAGACCTTCAGTACCGCACCGAGAAGGAAGTCAGCGGTAACACTGCTGGAGCGTGGTGTGTGACATGGCTGGCAGGTTCTGGAGATAGCGACCCGGTTCTGGAGATAGCGACCCAATGTCAACAGATATAACTGTACCTTTTTGAAGAGGCTGTGGCTTTCCCACGAAGCTCATAGGTTTTAGCAAATGCTTTCCGTTCTTTGAACTTTTCTTACTTGACTTCTTATTAGAATGAATATAGTAAGGACAGTATGAGATATAGGTTGTCTTTGCAACATTGGATagtcatttgtaaaaaaaaaataataattaaatggACATatgaatactgtatatatatatatatatatatatatatatataagtaacTGCTATTTTTTTTGCTATAGCACTATAGTGTCCCGTATTAAAGCGGATATATAGGTTTCTGATAGATAATGTTCTGACTGAGATATATTCAAGTGACCTTTAGGAGTTGTTGATGATGATAGAAGTTTGCAGCGACACACCATAGTCAGTGTCATTCTTGTCCTTCGTTTACATACCTGGACAATGTGTGATGAACTGCTAGGAATCAGGAACGGTCAGGAATGTACAGAAGTAGCCCAATGTCCTGTCTATCATCTCTGCTTGTCTTCTAGCCCACTGTTTTCTGGCAGCCTCCATCACAAAATAATAGATGTGCGTATGTGTCTGCACAATGATAGAAAGTGCTTTTTTATTTGTGTGTTTCCATCTCACTGCAATCCACATTTGATTGTTTTAAACAGGAGGGATTTGAATATAAATTGAAAGCATACTCTCCAGGCTAAACTGTAAATAATAACTAAACTTTCTCATCTTTTGTAATTGAAGTAAATGTGTTTTGTTCGGAGAGATTTGTCATTGGAAACGTACATACATTCATTTTTATTTACGAATAGGCGAGCCTGTGCTGTGTAATGAGTGAAAATGCATGCTTAATTTAAATGGTGAGCGTGTCTGTTAAGAAATGCATTAGAGGCTGAAGAAGAAGCGTAAGACATATTAATTGACAGACAGGAACTGCTGTCTCGGAGGTTGATACAAGTAATTTATTACTTCAGAAACGAATGCCACCTCCAGAATGTGCTTCATTAATTTCAAATTTAGTTTTAATTTCAAGCTGTTGCCCCTTGAGAAGAATAAGGTGGCAAGTTGTGTTTGAAGAGGcatttcctctccctcttctctctgtctttctcattcGCTGCAGTAAAGAACaaagggggtgggagggagggagggagggtggaactTTATTCCATTTGGAAAACAATGTAAATGCAGCGGGGAAGTTGAAATGGAATTACAGCAACAGTTTATGATATGAAGTAGTCTCGTCTGTGATCGCTTTGTTTTTCTGATATGGGAAGAATTCCAGGGCTTTGTATTTCTATCAGCTGTCTGATTTGCAAGGCATCGCAAGAATGTCAAATTGGAGATCTTCATCATTAGACATGGTGGTCCTGTGGTAATaacaatcctctctctctgtttctctctctgttccctcagcgTATGCCCCTGAGGATGAGAAGGAGGCTGCCCTGCTCGACGAGGACCTGGAGGGGGAGGACTCTGCCGGGGAGGAGGAGCCTGCGGTCAAGTACATGTGCCAAGACAAGGACTTCCTTTTCAATGACCGGCCTGGTTTCCATGACTCCCCCGTGGCCGACTTCTCCGGCCATGAGTTGGACAATGAGTCTCACCTGAGTGAGTCCAGTGACCGCATGTCAGACTTTGAGAGTGCCTCTCTCAAAAACGAGGAGGAGGTCGCGAAGGTGCCCCTAACGTCCTTGTCGCCATCTTCCTCTGTCATGATGGCCACCACCACAGCTACAGCCATGGAGGATGGCGCCACCACCGGGCCAGACAGCCTGGAACAGATGAAGGCCATCTACACCAGCTTCCTGACCAACTCTTACTGGTCGTCTCTGAACTTCAACCTCACCCAGCCGCCAGCGGTGGAAAAACCTCCACGCagccacagcagcagcagcagtagcagtagcagcagttgtggCAGCAATGGCAATGGTTACGACTGGCACCAATCCGCCGTGGCCAAGACCCTCCAGCAGGTCTCTCAGAACCAGAACCGGCTCATCCACCCAGCAGCGGAGCAAAACAACCTATTCAGCACCGTGCAGCTCTACCGTCAGAGCACGAAGCTCTACGGCTCCATCTTCACAGGTGCCAGTAAGTTCCGCTGCAAGGACTGCAGCGCTGCCTACGACACGCTGGTGGGGCTGACTGTACACATGAATGAGACAGGCCACTACCGCGATGACAACCACGAGACAGACAGCGACGGCACCAAGCGCTGGTCCAAGCCACGCAAGCGATCCCTCCTGGAGATGGAAGGGAAAGAAGATGCCCAGAAGGTCCTGAAGTGTATGTACTGTGGACATTCCTTTGAGTCTCTGCAGGACCTCAGTGTCCACATGATTAAGACAAAACACTACCAGAAAGTGCCTCTGAAGGagccagtgactcctgtggcagccAAGATCTTCTCCTCCGCCCGGAAGAGAGCCCCCATCGAGCTCGACCTCCCCAGCTCCCCAGACTCCAATGGGGGCACCCCCAAAACCTCCCTAAATGACCATAATGACCCCCTACAGAAGGCATCCAACCCCTACATCACCCCAAATAACCGTTACGGCCACCAGAATGGAGCCAGCTATGCATGGCAGTTCGAGTCCAGGAAGTCCCAGATCCTGAAATGCATGGAATGTGGCAGCTCCCACGATACACTTCAGGAGCTTACAGCACATATGATGGTGACCGGTCACTTCATCAAGGTCACAAACTCTGCCATTAAGAAAGGCAAGCCCATCATGGAGTCTCCCCCACCGCCCGTCCCCACCATCTCTGCCGGTGAGGAGAAATTCCAGTCTGTACCACTGGCAGCCACAGCattctccccacctcctccacccatACCTCCTCCCTCTAGTGTTTCCCCTGCCATGGCTGTGGAGAttaagaaggaggagaaggaagaggaatgTATGAAGGATACCACTAACAGCAGCAAAGACAAGAAGACCGGAGATGACGAGACAGAGGAGAAATTCGATATCTCCTCCAAATACTCTTACTTAACAGAGGAGGATCTAGAGGAGAGCCCTAAGGGAGGGTTTGACATCCTCAAGTCCTTGGAGAACACAGTGACATCAGCCATCAACAAAGCACAGAACGGTGCTCCCAGCTGGGGAGGCTACCCCAGCATCCATGCTGCATACCAGCTCCCAAACATCATGAAGCTTTCACTGGCCAACTCAGGGAAGAGCTCAGCTCTGAAGTACATGTTCCCCGGAGGAGAGATCCTGTCCCAAAACGCCAAAAACCAACCTCTGATCTCCTCGCCTAGCCgtcagacctctcctctccccaaaaACAACTTCCAAGCCATGGAGGAGCTGGTGAAGAAGGTGACTGAGAAAGTAGCCAAGGTGGAGGAGAAGATGCGGGAGCCGAATGTAAGGGCGTCCCCACTGAGACGAACCACACCCTCCCCCTGCAGCAGCGAGGCCGGGGAGTCAGCCAGAGGGGAGTCccctaaagagaggagagggtctaAAACCCCAGAGAGCATCGGAGGAGGCAGCCACAAAGACTGTAACGGTGACACCAATATGAAGGAGTCGCTGGAGAATGGAATGGAGTCGGCTGTCAAATCCCCCATCTCTGCCTTGTGTGGCAGCACAGCCATTATTACAGACCACCCGCCAGAGCAGCCCTTCGTCAATCCTCTAAGTGCGCTTCAGTCCGTGATGAACGTCCACCTGGGTAAGGCAGCCAAGCCTGCTCTGCCGTCCCTGGACCCCATGAGCATGCTCTTCAAGATGAGCAACAGCCTGGCAGAGAAGGCCGCGGTCGCCGCTTCC harbors:
- the tshz3b gene encoding teashirt homolog 3b, coding for MPRRKQQAPRRAAAYAPEDEKEAALLDEDLEGEDSAGEEEPAVKYMCQDKDFLFNDRPGFHDSPVADFSGHELDNESHLSESSDRMSDFESASLKNEEEVAKVPLTSLSPSSSVMMATTTATAMEDGATTGPDSLEQMKAIYTSFLTNSYWSSLNFNLTQPPAVEKPPRSHSSSSSSSSSSCGSNGNGYDWHQSAVAKTLQQVSQNQNRLIHPAAEQNNLFSTVQLYRQSTKLYGSIFTGASKFRCKDCSAAYDTLVGLTVHMNETGHYRDDNHETDSDGTKRWSKPRKRSLLEMEGKEDAQKVLKCMYCGHSFESLQDLSVHMIKTKHYQKVPLKEPVTPVAAKIFSSARKRAPIELDLPSSPDSNGGTPKTSLNDHNDPLQKASNPYITPNNRYGHQNGASYAWQFESRKSQILKCMECGSSHDTLQELTAHMMVTGHFIKVTNSAIKKGKPIMESPPPPVPTISAGEEKFQSVPLAATAFSPPPPPIPPPSSVSPAMAVEIKKEEKEEECMKDTTNSSKDKKTGDDETEEKFDISSKYSYLTEEDLEESPKGGFDILKSLENTVTSAINKAQNGAPSWGGYPSIHAAYQLPNIMKLSLANSGKSSALKYMFPGGEILSQNAKNQPLISSPSRQTSPLPKNNFQAMEELVKKVTEKVAKVEEKMREPNVRASPLRRTTPSPCSSEAGESARGESPKERRGSKTPESIGGGSHKDCNGDTNMKESLENGMESAVKSPISALCGSTAIITDHPPEQPFVNPLSALQSVMNVHLGKAAKPALPSLDPMSMLFKMSNSLAEKAAVAASTPAQTKKNNEHLDRYFYHVNNDQPIDLTKGKNEKSSSLGSAALSSSTSTPSSVSPSSTATMAKASSAVASFMSNSPLRENALSDISDMLRNLTESQASKSSTPTSLSERSDLEGSTQEELEEISPAQKRKGRQSNWNPQHLHILQAQFAASLRQTGDGKYVMSDLSPQERMHISRFTGLSMTTISHWLANVKYQLRRTGGTKFLKNLDSGHPVFFCSDCASQIRSPSTYVSHLESHLGFRLRDLAKLSGEQLVSQISRHTKSLSEKLLSNHSNSHSHAHSPSPSPDEDGSSTSYQCKLCNRTFASKHAVKLHLSKTHGKSPEDHLMYVCELEKQ